A genome region from Haloarcula rubripromontorii includes the following:
- a CDS encoding ABC transporter substrate-binding protein: MKRTTTDHDSEGIGRRQLLSAIGGSAVAAALAGCSTLLSDGETADQGGQSGGGISDEPIQAGLLTFTRGAPGVLGIQAQRGAELAVQRINEAGGIGGQREIELDVVNEGSNPLDSYNQFIEEGKEVTFGPISSGTHSQIAPEVEKNEVINVGTDGTVTTLYEETVTDPTYSFRFQNYDIMEVVTMAREAVERIGADNISTVAGVNPGYSFGEDEMRVFTQAIQKLTDAEIVYEGFPELGASDMSNHITSINNEEPDVTFSSLWGGDVTTFVRQANANDMFENTTVFGTTLYSAAGDVPGDALAGTDIYSGSRNYYWGKPALGNWQPGRELFDAATQQDGVTVPTAHYMSGYGAVTAWATAVEKAIELLGTYPSQEQIAQVLEGHGFFTPAGYHNMAEDHQGASNSFAGQMVYDDDLGAARLDDVNTYAATETAPPPGVTGSDWLDSWSA; this comes from the coding sequence ATGAAACGAACGACAACGGACCATGACAGCGAAGGTATCGGCAGGCGACAACTGCTCTCCGCGATTGGCGGCTCGGCCGTCGCCGCAGCGCTCGCCGGCTGCTCGACACTGCTAAGCGACGGCGAGACGGCAGACCAGGGCGGGCAGTCCGGCGGCGGAATTTCAGACGAACCGATACAGGCAGGCCTGCTGACGTTCACCCGCGGCGCACCGGGCGTCCTCGGGATTCAGGCCCAGCGCGGGGCCGAACTCGCAGTCCAGCGCATCAACGAGGCGGGTGGTATCGGTGGGCAACGCGAAATCGAACTGGACGTGGTCAACGAGGGGTCGAACCCGCTGGACAGCTACAACCAGTTCATCGAGGAAGGGAAAGAGGTCACCTTCGGTCCCATCTCCAGTGGCACGCACAGCCAGATTGCCCCCGAGGTGGAGAAAAACGAAGTCATTAACGTCGGGACCGACGGGACAGTGACGACACTCTACGAGGAGACAGTCACCGACCCGACCTACTCCTTCCGGTTCCAGAACTACGACATCATGGAGGTCGTGACGATGGCCCGGGAGGCCGTCGAGCGGATCGGTGCTGACAACATCTCGACCGTCGCCGGTGTCAACCCCGGCTACTCCTTCGGCGAGGACGAGATGCGGGTGTTCACACAGGCCATTCAGAAACTTACCGACGCCGAAATCGTCTACGAGGGGTTCCCGGAACTCGGGGCCAGTGACATGTCGAATCACATCACCTCGATCAACAACGAGGAGCCGGACGTGACCTTCTCTAGCCTCTGGGGCGGCGACGTGACGACGTTCGTCCGGCAGGCCAACGCCAACGACATGTTCGAGAACACGACGGTGTTCGGCACGACGCTGTACAGCGCGGCCGGCGACGTACCGGGCGATGCACTGGCCGGGACGGACATCTACTCAGGGTCACGGAACTACTACTGGGGGAAGCCGGCGCTCGGTAACTGGCAGCCCGGCCGCGAGCTGTTCGACGCCGCGACGCAGCAAGATGGCGTGACGGTCCCGACTGCACACTACATGAGCGGGTACGGCGCAGTCACCGCGTGGGCGACGGCCGTCGAGAAGGCCATCGAATTGCTGGGGACCTACCCGAGCCAGGAGCAAATCGCACAGGTTCTGGAGGGCCACGGCTTCTTCACGCCTGCTGGCTACCACAACATGGCTGAGGACCACCAGGGCGCGTCGAACTCCTTCGCCGGGCAGATGGTGTATGACGACGACCTCGGCGCGGCCAGGCTCGACGACGTGAACACCTACGCCGCGACCGAGACCGCGCCGCCGCCGGGCGTCACCGGCAGCGACTGGCTGGACAGCTGGAGCGCCTGA
- a CDS encoding SDR family oxidoreductase yields the protein MASSTSHERLEVEPIDESSILFVDDDHYTGDTVCLVTGGGSGIGRATALAMAANGVTAVATDIDADGLAEVADTAADLDLDGTVETVTGDLANDADIETIVETAASHGTVRYLANIAGLQHIDAIEDFPMEKYDQMHDVMLRAPLALSKRVIPHIRGTDDGVGAIGNMASVHGHYVTSDKVAYNVSKFGLRGLTQSIAAEGGDGLRGFSISTGYVKTPLVVDQIPDTAEQRGISVDEVIDDVMLGQARVKEMMDPIDVANLFVFGFSTHADHLNGGDLLFDGGMTKTYE from the coding sequence ATGGCATCCAGCACCTCTCACGAGCGGCTCGAAGTCGAGCCGATCGACGAGTCCTCGATCCTGTTCGTCGACGATGACCACTACACGGGCGACACCGTCTGTCTGGTGACCGGCGGCGGGTCGGGCATCGGCCGGGCGACGGCGCTGGCGATGGCCGCCAACGGGGTGACCGCCGTCGCGACGGACATCGACGCGGACGGCCTCGCCGAAGTCGCGGACACGGCGGCGGACCTCGACCTCGACGGGACCGTCGAGACAGTGACCGGCGACCTCGCGAATGACGCGGACATCGAGACCATCGTCGAGACCGCGGCTTCTCACGGCACGGTTCGCTACCTCGCCAACATCGCCGGCCTCCAGCACATCGACGCCATCGAGGATTTTCCGATGGAGAAGTACGACCAGATGCACGACGTAATGCTTCGCGCCCCGCTTGCCCTCTCGAAGCGCGTCATCCCACACATCCGCGGGACCGACGACGGCGTCGGTGCCATCGGGAACATGGCGTCGGTTCACGGACACTACGTGACCTCAGATAAGGTCGCGTACAACGTCTCGAAGTTCGGCTTACGGGGCCTGACACAGTCAATCGCCGCCGAGGGCGGTGACGGCCTCCGCGGGTTCTCTATCAGCACCGGCTACGTCAAGACGCCGCTGGTCGTCGACCAGATCCCCGACACTGCCGAGCAACGAGGAATCAGCGTCGACGAGGTCATCGACGACGTGATGCTGGGACAGGCCCGGGTCAAGGAGATGATGGACCCCATCGACGTGGCGAACCTCTTCGTGTTCGGCTTCTCGACCCACGCCGACCACCTCAACGGCGGGGACCTGCTGTTCGACGGCGGCATGACAAAGACGTACGAGTGA
- a CDS encoding AMP-binding protein: MSEQNHVDSIVHEPSHAFVESTNVWKFMQAYDIDNYDELIERTTTDLPEEPDSGVEWFWDLLPEYLDIEFFEDYDQVRDTSEGPQFTDWYTGGTINAAHNVLDRHAARDSPTRNTVALIWEGEPGDVREITYHELNRQASKVANYLESVGVGTGDTVGLYMPMVPEVASILYGCLKVGAIAVPIFSGFGVDATATRIADAECSVLFTGDGFYRRGSSVHLKGSADEAIKQAGEELRTTPVEHTVVYDRLGVADDPDETIRWTRRDEWWDEAIETADDEYEAKELPSNQESMLLYSSGTTGKPKGIVHTHAGALMQAAKEIYFGFDHKPSDRFFWVSDIGWMMGPWTLLGNHAFGGTVFMYEGAPDHPQPDRFWEMIDRHDITTFGVSPTAIRALRKKGDEWLDGHDLSSLRLLGSTGEPWDPESWQWFYENVGNEDCPIINISGGTEIMGCFLMPMPIQSLKPCTLGGPGLGMDIDIVGPDGESIVDTHERGYLVARDSCPSMTRSLWSGDERYLNEYWSTWDDVWDHGDWAQKDEDGLWFLHGRADDVLNVAGRKVGPAEVEGAAMEHDAVNQAAAVGAPDDTTGTAVVLYTVLEPGYEPSADLRDDIRAAVGEELGKPFRPREVLFVDEFPKTQSGKIIRRAIAGVYRGEDLGDMSSIENPEALDEVREAS; this comes from the coding sequence ATGAGCGAACAAAACCACGTAGACTCCATCGTCCACGAACCGAGCCACGCGTTCGTCGAATCGACGAACGTCTGGAAGTTCATGCAGGCGTACGACATCGACAACTACGACGAACTCATCGAGCGAACGACCACAGACCTGCCCGAGGAACCCGACTCGGGCGTCGAGTGGTTCTGGGACCTGCTCCCGGAGTACCTCGACATCGAATTCTTCGAAGACTACGATCAGGTCCGAGACACTAGTGAGGGGCCACAGTTCACCGACTGGTACACCGGCGGGACAATCAACGCCGCTCACAACGTCTTGGACCGCCACGCAGCGCGGGATAGCCCGACCCGAAACACAGTCGCGCTCATCTGGGAGGGCGAACCCGGCGACGTGCGGGAAATCACGTACCACGAACTGAATCGGCAGGCCAGTAAGGTAGCGAACTATCTGGAGTCCGTCGGCGTCGGCACCGGCGACACCGTCGGCCTGTATATGCCGATGGTTCCCGAAGTCGCGTCGATACTGTACGGCTGTCTCAAGGTCGGCGCAATCGCCGTGCCGATCTTCTCCGGGTTCGGCGTCGACGCGACGGCGACACGCATCGCCGACGCCGAGTGTTCCGTCCTGTTCACCGGCGACGGCTTCTACCGCCGAGGTTCCAGTGTCCATCTCAAGGGCAGCGCTGACGAGGCCATCAAGCAGGCCGGCGAAGAACTGAGGACAACGCCGGTCGAACACACCGTCGTCTACGACCGCCTCGGCGTCGCGGACGACCCCGACGAGACGATCCGCTGGACCCGGCGCGACGAGTGGTGGGACGAGGCTATCGAGACCGCTGACGACGAGTACGAGGCGAAAGAACTCCCGAGCAATCAGGAGTCAATGCTGCTGTACTCCTCTGGAACGACCGGCAAGCCGAAGGGCATCGTCCACACGCACGCCGGCGCGCTCATGCAGGCAGCCAAGGAGATATACTTCGGCTTCGACCACAAGCCCAGCGACCGCTTCTTCTGGGTGAGCGACATCGGCTGGATGATGGGGCCGTGGACGCTGCTCGGAAACCACGCCTTCGGCGGGACTGTCTTCATGTACGAGGGCGCGCCGGACCACCCGCAGCCGGACCGCTTCTGGGAGATGATCGACCGCCACGACATCACCACCTTCGGCGTCTCGCCGACCGCGATTCGGGCGCTCCGAAAGAAGGGCGACGAGTGGCTGGACGGGCACGACCTCTCCAGCCTGCGGCTGCTGGGGTCGACCGGCGAACCCTGGGACCCCGAGAGCTGGCAGTGGTTCTACGAGAACGTGGGCAACGAGGACTGTCCAATCATCAACATCTCCGGCGGGACCGAGATCATGGGGTGTTTCCTGATGCCGATGCCGATTCAGTCGCTCAAGCCTTGCACGCTGGGCGGTCCGGGGCTGGGGATGGACATCGACATCGTCGGTCCGGATGGTGAATCAATCGTTGACACCCACGAGCGCGGCTATCTGGTCGCTCGGGACTCCTGTCCGTCGATGACACGGTCGCTGTGGAGCGGCGACGAACGCTACCTGAACGAGTACTGGTCGACGTGGGATGACGTCTGGGACCACGGCGACTGGGCGCAGAAGGACGAGGACGGCCTCTGGTTCCTCCACGGCCGGGCCGACGACGTACTCAACGTCGCCGGGCGGAAGGTCGGACCGGCGGAAGTCGAGGGCGCGGCGATGGAACACGACGCCGTCAATCAGGCTGCTGCCGTCGGTGCGCCGGACGACACCACCGGCACTGCCGTCGTTCTCTACACCGTGCTCGAACCCGGCTACGAACCCTCGGCCGACCTCCGCGACGATATCCGCGCCGCCGTCGGCGAGGAACTCGGCAAGCCGTTCCGACCCCGTGAGGTCCTGTTTGTCGACGAGTTCCCCAAGACGCAGAGCGGGAAGATAATCCGTCGAGCAATTGCTGGCGTCTACCGCGGCGAGGACCTGGGAGACATGTCCAGCATCGAGAACCCGGAGGCGCTCGACGAGGTCCGCGAGGCGTCGTAA
- a CDS encoding MFS transporter translates to MTDRTDRGVLAGVIFAVLLAQVLLYPGVDRLVQSLGATTDLNASMWFLAAEFGAFVVFAGVWGVLSDATGRRTPYIAGGAGAGAVLYALIAWLPGAASLPFVGVLVLRVLQGGATIAAFSLAMTMLMDLGGGHGKNMGAAGIAIGSGTALGAPLGGQLYEIQTTLPLYVASTLSLVVAVAALLVTDRAPSDGRSGLTATVSGLRRRPSLSVPYAFGFIDRLTAGFFALVGTLYFRETFELGPGETGVMLALFFAPFALLQYPFGILSDRIGRTGPIVVGSVLYGLIVVGVGQAPTVTIAGAGMVLTGVIGALMAPATMALVSDLAGETERGTAMAGFNIFGSVGFLAGILVGGTVAGAFGYPAAFLVAGGTEVVLAVLALPGLLRLEKPTEDAVRG, encoded by the coding sequence GTGACCGACCGCACAGACCGGGGCGTTCTCGCGGGCGTTATCTTTGCCGTGTTACTAGCGCAGGTCCTGCTGTATCCGGGCGTCGACAGACTCGTCCAGTCGCTGGGTGCGACGACGGACCTGAACGCGAGTATGTGGTTTCTGGCCGCTGAATTCGGGGCGTTCGTCGTTTTTGCCGGCGTGTGGGGCGTACTCAGCGACGCCACCGGACGTCGAACGCCATACATCGCCGGCGGGGCGGGCGCAGGCGCAGTGCTGTACGCCCTCATCGCGTGGCTCCCCGGGGCAGCCTCGCTTCCATTTGTCGGCGTGTTGGTCTTGCGAGTGTTGCAGGGTGGAGCGACGATCGCCGCGTTCTCCCTGGCGATGACGATGCTGATGGACCTCGGCGGCGGCCACGGCAAGAATATGGGTGCGGCAGGCATTGCGATCGGCAGTGGCACGGCGCTTGGCGCGCCACTTGGCGGCCAACTGTACGAGATTCAGACGACACTTCCGCTGTATGTGGCGAGCACGCTGTCACTCGTCGTCGCAGTGGCTGCCCTGCTTGTGACCGACCGCGCACCGTCGGACGGGCGGTCGGGTCTGACTGCGACCGTGTCCGGCCTCAGACGCCGTCCGTCACTCAGCGTTCCGTACGCCTTCGGGTTCATCGACCGCCTCACAGCGGGTTTTTTCGCACTCGTCGGGACCCTGTATTTCAGAGAGACGTTCGAACTGGGGCCTGGCGAAACCGGCGTCATGCTGGCGCTGTTTTTCGCCCCGTTTGCCCTCCTGCAGTATCCCTTCGGCATCCTTTCTGACCGCATCGGCCGAACCGGTCCGATTGTCGTCGGGTCGGTGCTGTACGGACTCATTGTTGTCGGCGTCGGGCAAGCGCCGACGGTCACCATTGCCGGTGCAGGAATGGTACTGACCGGCGTTATTGGCGCGCTGATGGCCCCGGCGACGATGGCGCTCGTGTCGGACCTCGCCGGCGAGACGGAGCGCGGCACCGCTATGGCCGGGTTCAACATCTTCGGCAGCGTCGGCTTCCTCGCTGGTATCCTCGTCGGTGGCACTGTCGCGGGCGCCTTCGGCTATCCCGCCGCGTTCCTCGTCGCCGGCGGGACGGAAGTCGTCCTCGCAGTGCTCGCGCTGCCCGGGCTGCTACGGCTTGAGAAGCCGACCGAGGATGCCGTCAGGGGCTGA
- a CDS encoding phosphoadenosine phosphosulfate reductase family protein: MSESAEFPDYLDVDYTDGEGEDPEEYPTVNHKIEKAIEVTKTGLEQYENPVVMWTGGKDSTLTLYFVKEVAERFDLEVPPVVFIDHYQHFDELIDFVEHWADEWDLDVIWARNEDVGNYVDENGLEPGDDIPVDELSEHNQHHIRNILEYEEDTFPFLLDTYVGNHLLKTVALNDTIEEHDVDGILSGIRWDEQESRADETFFSPRHDPDIYPPHDRIQSILQFAEADVWEAFWNFVVPDTVEGYPDDGYVPQGQDDLPEGIEKEDVPVSPKYFAGFRSLGSEVSTDKSAEEPAWLQDMANTTERAGRAQDKEDLMERLRDLGYM, translated from the coding sequence ATGTCCGAATCAGCAGAGTTCCCGGACTATCTGGACGTTGATTACACTGACGGGGAAGGCGAAGACCCCGAAGAGTACCCGACTGTCAACCACAAGATCGAGAAGGCTATCGAGGTTACGAAGACCGGCCTCGAACAGTACGAGAACCCTGTCGTGATGTGGACCGGCGGCAAGGACTCGACGCTGACGCTGTACTTCGTCAAGGAAGTCGCCGAGCGATTCGACCTCGAAGTCCCACCGGTCGTCTTCATCGACCACTACCAGCACTTCGACGAGCTTATCGACTTCGTCGAGCACTGGGCCGACGAGTGGGACCTCGACGTCATCTGGGCTCGGAACGAAGACGTGGGCAACTACGTCGACGAAAACGGTCTCGAACCGGGTGACGACATCCCTGTCGACGAACTCTCCGAACACAACCAGCACCACATCCGGAACATCCTCGAATACGAAGAAGACACGTTCCCGTTCCTGCTCGACACCTACGTCGGCAACCACCTCCTGAAGACGGTGGCGCTCAACGACACTATCGAGGAGCACGACGTCGACGGTATCCTGTCGGGCATCCGCTGGGACGAGCAGGAGTCCCGGGCCGACGAGACGTTCTTCTCGCCGCGTCACGACCCGGACATCTACCCGCCCCACGACCGCATCCAGTCGATTCTCCAGTTCGCCGAGGCTGACGTGTGGGAAGCCTTCTGGAACTTTGTTGTCCCGGATACAGTCGAGGGCTACCCGGACGACGGCTACGTCCCGCAGGGCCAGGACGACCTGCCCGAGGGCATCGAGAAGGAAGACGTCCCGGTCTCGCCGAAGTACTTCGCTGGATTCCGTTCGCTCGGGAGCGAGGTCAGCACCGACAAGTCCGCCGAAGAGCCTGCTTGGCTGCAGGACATGGCGAACACGACCGAGCGCGCCGGCCGCGCCCAGGACAAGGAAGACCTGATGGAGCGCCTGCGCGACCTCGGCTACATGTAA
- a CDS encoding stage II sporulation protein M has protein sequence MDDRPSLPTRLFHRWLLRYVPVAALILFASALVGYGLGSQVPTEWLQTPGTAGENPFMPAELTTLSLTVNNLGALLVMLLGAISLGSMTVLSLVLNGLLIGVVVGIALKQVSPVVVAALIVPHGLIEIPALLIVAAVGLRFGWRTIQYIRGRTNELATGQDIREAGWLLATAAVFIVIAAYIEANLTIEIASRFTEADLSGITPA, from the coding sequence ATGGACGACCGCCCAAGCCTCCCGACCCGTCTCTTCCATCGCTGGCTGTTACGCTACGTCCCCGTAGCCGCGCTGATATTGTTTGCCAGCGCGCTGGTCGGGTACGGACTCGGCAGCCAGGTCCCCACCGAATGGCTTCAGACTCCCGGAACAGCCGGCGAAAACCCCTTTATGCCAGCTGAACTGACGACCCTCTCGCTGACGGTCAACAATCTCGGTGCGTTGCTCGTGATGTTGCTCGGCGCGATTTCGCTCGGTTCGATGACGGTTCTCTCACTCGTCTTGAACGGATTGCTCATCGGGGTCGTCGTCGGTATCGCACTCAAGCAGGTTTCGCCTGTCGTCGTCGCCGCGCTCATCGTCCCACACGGCCTTATCGAGATTCCTGCACTGCTTATCGTCGCCGCCGTCGGACTCCGGTTCGGCTGGCGCACGATTCAGTACATTCGCGGCCGTACGAACGAACTGGCCACTGGACAGGATATCCGGGAAGCCGGTTGGCTGCTTGCGACGGCCGCCGTGTTCATCGTGATTGCGGCATACATCGAAGCGAATCTCACTATCGAAATCGCGTCACGATTTACCGAGGCTGATCTCTCAGGCATTACGCCTGCATAG
- a CDS encoding DUF7110 family protein, producing the protein MTSRVYRLHSTLELPLEDAYDFFEDPDLPPEIADIDITRRNNTLIVSAVAKDDSMSKYTPTAQLKASVTENRVYEEDPDEMGPPGAASTGSSGGGPQWGALEEEEEEIESELVEYACFKGDRETVLQNTALQYAMFEVLCDVAKVAEKGTLTAIAAVDEELEAVRIVDGEERPAAINVAEEPRDGEEEEGVNWRDNEFIS; encoded by the coding sequence ATGACCAGCCGCGTATACAGACTTCACTCGACACTTGAACTGCCACTGGAAGACGCATACGATTTCTTCGAGGATCCGGATCTTCCACCTGAAATCGCTGACATCGACATCACCCGTCGAAACAATACGCTCATCGTCAGCGCCGTCGCCAAAGACGACTCTATGAGCAAGTACACTCCGACGGCCCAACTCAAGGCGAGCGTCACGGAGAACCGGGTGTACGAGGAGGACCCCGACGAGATGGGGCCGCCCGGAGCCGCGAGTACTGGAAGCTCCGGGGGTGGCCCCCAGTGGGGCGCACTCGAAGAGGAAGAGGAAGAGATCGAGTCTGAACTCGTCGAGTACGCCTGTTTCAAGGGCGACCGCGAGACCGTGCTCCAGAACACTGCACTCCAGTACGCGATGTTCGAAGTGCTGTGTGACGTCGCGAAAGTCGCAGAGAAGGGGACGCTGACGGCAATTGCGGCGGTCGACGAGGAACTCGAAGCTGTCCGCATCGTCGATGGGGAAGAGCGGCCCGCTGCGATCAACGTAGCAGAGGAACCCCGCGACGGCGAGGAAGAAGAGGGCGTCAACTGGCGCGACAACGAGTTCATCTCGTAA
- a CDS encoding 2Fe-2S iron-sulfur cluster-binding protein produces the protein MTEHTVTFVGTGEEITVSEKETILSRCIEEGIAQEYSCRVGMCLACSAEIVEGSVTQPAARGLTDRERENYALTCMARPQSDLKLDRGKYPPSIEADVAPEDGDPTPADD, from the coding sequence ATGACCGAGCATACGGTGACATTCGTGGGGACGGGCGAGGAGATTACTGTCTCCGAGAAGGAGACGATTCTCTCGCGGTGTATCGAGGAGGGTATCGCACAGGAGTACTCCTGCCGCGTCGGGATGTGCCTGGCTTGTTCGGCGGAAATCGTCGAAGGGTCGGTTACCCAGCCTGCCGCTCGTGGGCTGACCGACCGGGAACGGGAGAACTACGCACTGACCTGCATGGCGCGACCGCAATCGGACCTGAAACTGGACCGCGGGAAGTACCCACCCAGTATTGAAGCAGATGTGGCCCCAGAGGACGGCGACCCCACACCTGCGGACGACTAG
- a CDS encoding geranylgeranyl reductase family protein: MTTHQDGNADGTSATARTVSVDVVVVGAGTSGCYAAATVADAGYDVVVVERKDKTEAGHIACGDALKGASDFPDAIPKSQLESAFTNTDVDHGRFEIPQEDTVLEIPVPGELAVIDRWEYGRCLIEGANDSGVEFHYDTVVQDVLQDDSGRVTGVKAMRKGDPVTYEGDMVIDGAGALSILQDKTDLEDATFDTNVQYSQFCSAYREIIEVDEPVEWDDALVFKPTERSAGYLWYFPRTDTEINAGLGFQMNEEPMELVDDLKRDLQGRSEFEGAKVQDKLGAALPTRRPYDSAVAPGFMAVGDAAGHVNPTTGGGIAGAAYAGTYAAEQAIEAIESGRTDDEAALWEYNERVMDHFGARYAALDVYNIFTTAYDVDDLMALLAALPGEKLAEALYGGSTSIGLGLKLKMAVKSIGHLGTIRDLYQTKKAADRLLDHYESYPSDRSGFEAWQRERDSIMNDIYDVTGADPKY, translated from the coding sequence ATGACCACACACCAGGACGGCAACGCCGACGGAACGTCGGCGACGGCACGGACCGTTTCCGTGGACGTTGTCGTTGTCGGGGCCGGGACATCCGGTTGTTACGCCGCCGCGACGGTCGCGGACGCGGGCTACGATGTCGTCGTCGTAGAGCGCAAAGACAAGACCGAAGCCGGCCACATCGCCTGCGGAGACGCACTGAAGGGTGCCAGCGACTTCCCCGATGCGATTCCGAAGTCCCAGCTCGAATCGGCGTTTACCAACACGGATGTCGACCACGGCCGCTTCGAGATCCCGCAGGAAGACACCGTCCTCGAGATCCCCGTCCCGGGCGAACTCGCCGTCATCGACCGCTGGGAGTACGGTCGCTGTCTCATCGAGGGGGCAAACGACAGTGGCGTGGAGTTCCACTACGACACGGTCGTTCAGGACGTGCTGCAAGACGATAGCGGCCGTGTGACCGGCGTCAAAGCCATGCGGAAAGGCGATCCCGTCACATACGAGGGTGACATGGTCATCGACGGGGCCGGCGCACTGTCGATTCTGCAGGACAAGACTGACCTCGAGGACGCGACCTTCGATACGAACGTCCAGTACTCGCAGTTCTGTTCGGCGTACCGTGAGATAATCGAAGTCGACGAGCCAGTCGAGTGGGACGACGCGCTCGTGTTCAAGCCGACCGAGCGCTCCGCCGGCTATCTCTGGTACTTCCCGCGCACGGACACGGAGATCAACGCCGGCCTTGGCTTCCAGATGAACGAAGAACCGATGGAACTGGTCGACGACCTCAAACGCGATCTTCAGGGCCGAAGCGAGTTTGAGGGCGCAAAGGTACAGGATAAACTCGGCGCTGCGCTGCCGACACGCCGGCCGTACGATTCCGCCGTCGCACCCGGATTCATGGCCGTCGGCGACGCCGCTGGACACGTCAATCCGACGACCGGCGGCGGTATCGCCGGTGCAGCTTACGCCGGGACCTACGCCGCTGAACAGGCTATCGAGGCTATCGAATCCGGCCGGACGGACGACGAAGCCGCGCTCTGGGAGTACAACGAGCGCGTGATGGACCACTTCGGCGCACGGTATGCGGCGCTTGACGTGTACAACATCTTCACCACCGCCTACGACGTCGACGACCTGATGGCCCTGCTGGCCGCGTTGCCCGGCGAAAAGCTCGCAGAGGCACTGTACGGCGGATCGACCAGCATCGGACTTGGACTCAAACTCAAGATGGCCGTCAAGAGCATCGGCCACCTCGGGACGATCCGGGACCTCTACCAGACAAAGAAGGCCGCCGACCGGCTGCTTGACCATTACGAATCCTACCCGAGCGACCGGAGCGGCTTCGAGGCCTGGCAACGCGAGCGTGATTCGATTATGAACGATATCTACGACGTCACCGGCGCAGACCCCAAGTACTGA
- a CDS encoding type IV pilin translates to MLARRFKSDDSAVSPVVGVILMVAITVLLAATAATFFLDFGSGNIGQSAPQAAFTFDYDSEGSDSLAIEHRSGDSIQAGNLYITVSGASGASGANGQHDFTSIGAPAAGSDITAGSRVTFSEPSLDLSEATVTLNWKSPNSGKSIQLASWEAP, encoded by the coding sequence ATGCTAGCACGCAGATTCAAATCCGACGACAGTGCAGTCTCGCCAGTTGTGGGTGTCATTCTAATGGTTGCAATAACAGTGCTGTTAGCGGCGACAGCAGCGACGTTCTTCCTCGACTTCGGCTCAGGGAATATCGGCCAGAGCGCGCCACAGGCGGCGTTTACGTTCGACTACGACTCTGAAGGGTCCGACAGCTTAGCAATCGAACACCGGAGCGGCGACTCTATTCAGGCCGGGAATCTGTATATCACCGTTAGCGGGGCTAGCGGTGCTTCAGGTGCCAACGGACAACACGATTTCACGAGTATCGGTGCACCGGCGGCCGGTTCGGATATCACAGCCGGGTCACGGGTGACGTTTTCGGAGCCTTCACTCGACCTCTCGGAGGCGACGGTCACGCTGAACTGGAAATCGCCGAACAGTGGCAAGTCTATTCAGCTTGCCAGCTGGGAAGCGCCGTAG